A region of Cucumis melo cultivar AY chromosome 2, USDA_Cmelo_AY_1.0, whole genome shotgun sequence DNA encodes the following proteins:
- the LOC103487301 gene encoding RING-H2 finger protein ATL13 yields the protein MDSLLLQVNGRFFPSPPQFQPYFLAAQPPPLAQSSGFNLENKVSPSVLLIIIILAIVFFVSGLLHLLVRFLWTPPLHRDPESSDNVTAFQGQLQQLFHLHDSGVDQSFIDTLPVFHYKAIIGSKSPFDCAVCLCEFEPEDKLRLLPKCSHAFHTECIDTWLLSHSTCPLCRSSLLPDHFSPHTTCSPIVLVLESGSESSRDIVSDREITNHTNQIPGSNSRMGFVGDGEFEGGSSEITKLEDSNATVVTVKLGKYKNVDAGESGSSENKNVDSRRCFSMGSFEYVMDENSSVKVAIRSTPVKKQASRKPALPLTPGYRAAMSEYDCESRREFKLNGIEPLKTEENGNSNSNNNKIESFSVSKIWLRGKNPKESLTDSSRRRTVSFRLPIEMNSEMNVCRWENESMELDEENQSRNSLESQYNQSLAKRTLQWLMGGKLNKVTHFESTSPPSPSPPPSSSVSNI from the coding sequence ATGGATTCACTACTTCTTCAGGTAAATGGAAGATTTTTCCCTTCACCACCACAGTTTCAGCCTTATTTTCTTGCTGCACAGCCTCCTCCTTTAGCACAATCCAGTGGGTTCAACTTAGAAAACAAGGTGAGTCCAAGTGTACTTCTCATCATAATCATTCTCGCTATCGTCTTCTTTGTCTCTGGTTTGCTTCATCTTCTTGTTAGATTTCTATGGACTCCCCCATTACATAGAGACCCTGAAAGTTCTGACAATGTCACTGCTTTTCAAGGCCAATTACAGCAGCTCTTTCATCTCCATGACTCTGGAGTAGACCAATCCTTCATTGATACACTTCCTGTTTTCCATTACAAAGCCATTATTGGATCCAAATCCCCATTTGACTGTGCTGTTTGTCTCTGTGAGTTTGAGCCGGAGGATAAACTCAGGCTATTGCCAAAATGCAGCCATGCTTTTCATACAGAATGTATTGATACTTGGCTGTTGTCTCACTCAACTTGCCCTTTGTGTAGATCTAGTTTGTTACCTGATCATTTCTCCCCACATACTACTTGTTCACCAATTGTTCTTGTTCTTGAATCTGGGAGTGAGAGTTCTAGAGATATCGTATCAGATAGGGAGATTACAAATCATACAAACCAGATTCCAGGGTCAAATTCCCGAATGGGTTTTGTTGGAGATGGGGAATTCGAAGGTGGGTCGAGCGAGATTACGAAATTAGAGGATTCAAATGCGACTGTAGTGACTGTGAAGcttggaaaatacaaaaatgtcGATGCAGGGGAAAGTGGAAGTAGTGAGAACAAGAATGTGGATTCTCGCAGATGCttttcaatgggatcttttgaATACGTAATGGATGAGAATTCTTCAGTAAAAGTAGCGATTAGAAGCACCCCAGTGAAGAAACAAGCAAGCAGGAAGCCAGCTCTGCCATTAACACCTGGTTACAGAGCAGCCATGTCCGAATACGACTGTGAATCCAGAAGAGAGTTTAAACTCAATGGGATTGAACCTCTGAAAACAGAGGAGAATGGTAATAGCAATAGCAATAACAACAAAATAGAGAGTTTCTCAGTATCGAAGATTTGGTTAAGAGGGAAAAATCCAAAGGAATCGCTCACAGATTCTTCAAGAAGAAGAACAGTTTCGTTTCGATTACCGATTGAGATGAACTCGGAAATGAACGTTTGCAGGTGGGAAAACGAATCTATGGAGTTGGATGAAGAAAATCAGAGCCGTAACAGTTTGGAATCACAATACAATCAATCTTTAGCGAAGAGGACGTTACAATGGCTAATGGGAGGAAAATTAAACAAGGTTACTCACTTCGAATCAACATCACCACCATCACCATCACCACCACCTTCATCTTCtgtttcaaatatttaa
- the LOC103487303 gene encoding VAN3-binding protein, whose translation MDSKWNNLTSPSAAHPETMDVLSKAWCNFAVQTLNPQVQPLGKSLLLIDTPITTAPSDPFPIIQKVEKSLKMEGEDHVKSIPPWKSNDMKSFIWMQQAMHPELNYSSYFRKKWFQWKMVPLKNLSIKKWLKEIRKSRKDENRLERAEIHAAISVAGVAAALAAIAADTSTSKHDNSITCAKDAAVASAAALVAAQCAQMAQAMGAKREQLSSVIGSAMSSTTASDILTLTAAATTSLKGAATLKARSEYKNKSSGGFASVLPIEDNHETEIGFNLDKSRLTLAKGVLLKVEAPNGKYKKRFISIVQHNDMNVILKIRKLNMLKTKQESVVLDMYIELYRDEDENENANDVNDDDEEIHTCYLVVLMTNKGTFKLDMANDYRKYKIWATAINQMLTLSSHSFTRI comes from the exons ATTTGACGAGTCCTTCAGCTGCACATCCTGAAACAATGGATGTGCTTTCAAAAGCATGGTGTAACTTTGCAGTTCAAACATTAAACCCTCAGGTTCAACCACTTGGAAAATCTTTGCTTCTCATTGACACACCCATCACTACTGCTCCTTCAGATCCCTTTCCG ATTATTCAGAAAGTGGAGAAAAGTCTAAAGATGGAAGGCGAAGATCATGTTAAGTCTATACCACCTTGGAAATCCAATGATATGAAG TCGTTTATATGGATGCAACAAGCAATGCATCCGGAGTTGAACTACAGCAGTTATTTTCGAAAGAAATGG tTTCAGTGGAAAATGGTGCCATTAAAGAACTTGTCAATAAAGAAATGGTTAAAGGAGATAAGAAAGAGCCGAAAAGACGAAAATAGGCTTGAGAGAGCTGAAATTCATGCAGCTATATCAGTGGCTGGTGTAGCAGCTGCACTTGCAGCCATTGCAGCCGATACTTCGACATCCAAACATGACAACTCAATTACCTGTGCTAAGGACGCGGCTGTGGCTTCAGCAGCTGCTTTAGTAGCTGCTCAATGCGCCCAAATGGCTCAAGCAATGGGCGCCAAAAGAGAACAACTTAGCAGTGTAATTGGATCGGCCATGAGCAGTACCACTGCCAGCGATATCCTCACCCTCACAGCTGCTGCCACAACTT CGTTGAAAGGAGCGGCTACGCTTAAAGCAAGATCAGAATACAAAAACAAATCAAGTGGAGGATTTGCTTCAGTGCTACCTATAGAAGACAACCACGAGACTGAGATTGGTTTCAATCTTGACAAATCAAGATTGACTCTTGCTAAAGGTGTTCTTCTCAAAGTTGAGGCACCAAATG gaaagtataaaaaaagattcaTCTCTATCGTCCAACACAATGATATGAATGTAATCCTAAAGATTAGGAAGCTTAATATGTTGAAGACCAAACAAGAAA GTGTCGTGTTAGATATGTATATCGAGTTATATAGGgatgaagatgaaaatgaaaacgCCAATGACGTCAATGATGATGACGAGGAGATTCATACATGTTATCTCGTTGTTTTAATGACAAATAAAGGAACATTCAAGTTAGACATGGCGAATGATTATAGAAAATACAAGATATGGGCAACGGCTATCAATCAAATGCTTACACTTTCTTCTCATTCTTTTACAAGAATATGA
- the LOC103487302 gene encoding E3 ubiquitin-protein ligase XBAT32 codes for MKFLSAVVHSFGCSASGERLVSAARDGDFQEAQALLEYNPRLARYSTFGVRNSPLHYSAAHGHHEIVYLLLHSGVDINLRNYRGQTALMQACQHGHWEVVLILVLFGANVHKADYLNGWTALHLAATNGHSRCIRLLLADYIPSIPNFREIMSRQSTDSEESISEFDHRALSQIINQKADGGITALHMAALNGQVESVQLLLEFGASVSEVTVGDGTVIDLIGAGSTALHYAACGGNAKCCQLLIARGASLTTENENGWTPLMVSRSWNKSWLEDILTTEPVERPKLIPSRYISLPLMSIVQIAREYGWSSKSAPGCQDPCVVCLERKCTVAAGGCDHEFCTRCALYLCSTNCGTTISRGPPGSVSCPLCRNGIVSFVKLPGKALAKEIARTSLSFPICQCSHETPPKPTPLTTQLRSLELCRVHDTPLGIYFCCHKLPSISLCRKAPDICHSLVPRCANGNLQNHLSRC; via the exons ATGAAATTTTTAAGTGCTGTGGTACACTCCTTTGGATGTTCTGCATCTGGAGAACGTTTAGTTTCAGCTGCAAGAGATGGAGATTTTCAAGAAGCGCAGGCTTTGTTGGAATATAATCCGCGGTTGGCACGCTACTCTACTTTTGGTGTGCGCAATTCCCCACTCCACTACTCTGCAGCTCATGGCCATCATGAG ATTGTCTATCTTTTGCTTCACTCTGGAGTTGACATTAATTTAAGAAACTATAGGGGTCAG ACTGCTCTAATGCAAGCTTGCCAACATGGTCACTGGGAGGTTGTTTTGATTTTAGTACTTTTTGGAGCCAAC GTCCATAAAGCAGATTATTTGAATGGATGGACTGCACTTCATCTTGCTGCTACAAATGGTCATTCCCGGTGCATCAGGCTTCTTCTTGCTGATTATATTCCAAGCATACCTAATTTTAGGGAAATAATGAGTCGTCAATCAACAGACAGTGAAGAATCAATCTCAGAGTTTGATCATAG GGCATTGTCTCAGATTATTAACCAAAAGGCAGATGGAGGCATTACCGCTCTACACATGGCGGCCCTTAATGGGCAAGTTGAAAGCGTACAGTTACTTCTGGAATTTGGGGCATCAGTTTCTGAGGTGACTGTAGGCGATGGAACCGTTATTGATCTAATAG GTGCTGGGAGCACAGCTCTTCATTATGCTGCATGCGGTGGTAATGCAAAATGTTGTCAA CTTCTGATTGCCAGGGGTGCCAGTTTGACaactgaaaatgaaaatgg TTGGACGCCTTTGATGGTCTCTCGGTCATGGAACAAAAGTTGGCTTGAGGACATTCTCACCACAGAGCCTGTAGAGCGGCCAAAACTTATTCCCTCTCGTTACATATCTCTGCCCCTTATGAGTATTGTTCAAATTGCCAG AGAATATGGATGGAGTAGCAAATCTGCCCCCGGATGCCAGGATCCATGTGTTGTCTGTTTAGAGAGGAAGTGTACGGTAGCTGCTGGAG GTTGTGATCATGAATTCTGTACAAGATGTGCCTTATACCTCTGTTCTACAAACTGTGGGACAACCATTTCTCGTGGTCCTCCAGGTTCAGTTTCTTGTCCACTTTGTCGCAATGGCATAGTATCATTCGTTAAGCTTCCTGGCAAAGCACTTGCAAAGGAGATTGCAAGAACAAGTTTGTCATTTCCAATATGCCAATGTTCTCACGAAACACCACCAAAACCTACCCCATTAACCACCCAACTTCGATCACTCGAGTTGTGTCGTGTCCATGATACTCCTTTGGGAATTTACTTTTGCTGCCATAAACTTCCTTCAATCAGTCTCTGTCGGAAAGCACCGGATATATGCCACTCCTTAGTTCCACGCTGTGCTAACGGGAACTTGCAGAACCACTTGAGCAGATGTTGA